The following is a genomic window from Acidobacteriota bacterium.
CACATCGTCCACCACGAATGCGTCAGTGGATGGTGACGCGTTGACGGACGTCGTGACGGCCTGCCGCCAGCGACGGCCCGGAGGCACAGACGGCACCGCCGTGAGCGTCACGGGCGGCGCGGCGCCATCGTCGAAGATCGAGACGGCGAACCGCAGGGCCGACGCGTGAGGCGGCACGCGCACGACCTGCGCGGGTGCCCCGTCGACGGCCGCGGCGACCGTCTCGAGCGCGGGACGCGCAGACCCCTCGGCAGCCACGCTCACGTCGACGCCAGGCGCCAGGACGCCCAGCACGAGCCACAGCGTGCGCGTCGATGGCCCTGTCTCGAACCGTCGCACCATGGCGCCGGGGCGGCCCGGCACCGGCGAGACCCACTCCCGGACAGGCGTCCCGGCCACGTCGTACTCGAGCACCGCGCCGTCGCGCGTGAGACGCACGGCGGTGAAACGGCCCTGCGCCGCGTCGAGCGGTCCACGCCCGACCTCCCCCGGCGACGGTGCCGGCGATCGCGGGTCGCTGAAGTCGGGACGATCGCCACACTGCCATCCGGGATGGATCCCGGTGGCAATCAGTACGGGACCGTCGGGTTCGGGCAGCGCATTCTGGCCGCCCGGCGTCTTCCTGTCGGGCTTGTGATACGACCCTGGTGCGAGCGCCGTCGGCGTGACACCGGCGCCGCGCCAGATCGCCGCCACGCGCAACAGATCGGGATCGAACGCCACGCGGTGCGCGCCCGCCGGCAGCACGATCGCCCTCGGCGACAGGTTCGCCGTCGGCAGGCCGCGTCCCACGCGGCGCGCGTCGAGTACCGACGAGAAGAATGGCGCGTCGGGTTCGAGCCACGGCCCGAGCGCAGGGGCGGGCGGTGATGTCGGCGTTCGAGGAACCGGCGCCTGCCCCGCGCCGGACAGCGCGACGGCCCACCACGACGCGGCCACCGCGCACGCGCCCGCGATCAGCCGAATCCGGCGGGATGTCGTCATCGGAAGGCCGATGTTACTCCGTCGGAGCGAGCGTGAGGATGTCGCCCGGATGGAGAGGCGTCCTGTCGAGCGTCCCGGCACCGAACTCGAGCACGGTCGTGGCCTTGCGCGTGCCGGACACGAGACGCCACGGTGGCAACGACGGGAACACGGCAAGGACGCGGCGGTCCCGATCGAGGAACACCACGTCGATCGAGAACCGCATGAACCATGTGTGGATCGACCAGGCAGGCTCCAGCAGGAGTCCCTCTCCGGCGGGCAGGTTCGCGTGCGCGAGCAGGCCCACCATGCGCGACCACGCCGTGCGCGCCTCGACCACGCGCGCCACGAGGCCGCCGCGCGAGTCGATGACGCGCGTCGGCGCGCGGGGTCGTCTCACTGCTGGCCGACGACGAGCGTCTGTGCCACTGTCACGCACGCCCTGGCGTGTTTGGCCGCCGTGGCGCGCGTGGACGCGCAGGTCAGGCGATACAGCGATGCCCCGCTCACCACGCTGTACTGCGTGACGTCCAGGTCGCCGACGAGCCCGGCGGCGGCGTAGCGGATCACCACCACCTTGTTGCCGTTGAGTTCGGTGAGTTCGCTGCTCGCGACACGCGCATGCGGCGCACGCGCGGTGAGCTGTTCGAGTTCGATCTCCTTGAACGTGTCGTCGATCTCGTCGGGCTCGAGGGCCACACGGAGCACCGTGAAGTCCAGCGCGAGGCTCGCCTCGGCCTTCTTCTGCATCAGCAACGCGACGTTGCCGCCGGCCGCCGGCACCAGCATCCAGTCCTTCTTCGGATAGCTGAACGCCACTTCGTACGCGATGTTCTTGTACGCCTGGGTGTCTTTGGGCGCCAGGGGCTGCGCCGACGCAAGGCCCGCGGTGAGCGTTGCGGCGGCCAGCACCGCGGCAACGCGTCCCATCTGCTCTGTCTTCACGTTCGTTCTCCCACGTCCACGACCAGGACGCTGACGTTGTCGCGCGTGCCTGCCCTGATCGCCTCGTCCATCAGGCGTTGGGCGACTTCGTGCGGCGCGCCGGCCAGGGCGTCCGCTTCGAGTTCCTCCGGTTCTACGACGCCGTGCAGGCCGTCGCTGCACAGCAGCAGCCGCAGGTGCGACGGGACCGGCATCTCGGCCATCGACG
Proteins encoded in this region:
- a CDS encoding DUF192 domain-containing protein, giving the protein MVGLLAHANLPAGEGLLLEPAWSIHTWFMRFSIDVVFLDRDRRVLAVFPSLPPWRLVSGTRKATTVLEFGAGTLDRTPLHPGDILTLAPTE